A window from Hymenobacter volaticus encodes these proteins:
- a CDS encoding ABC transporter permease, giving the protein MTKIAIISIALGLAVMIVSFSILEGFRNEIQSKIFSFGAHLTVSKYDTNNSIEIEPISGPGLVKDLRRFPQVATIQPFARKTAIIKTKDEVLGVVLKGISEVNSRSPMRNNLVAGSFISFPDSASSDILLSRKVADKLRLNVGDRVLFYFIQNPPRVRPFRVSGIYQTGLDEFDEVYVIGDLRQIRELNAWPDSLVGGVEVVLKDFERLDPVAEDMYENLRYDLKLDKITEQYAQLFDWLQLLNRNVVIFLLLIIFVATFNMVATIFIMILERTNMIGILKAVGATDQQIRSMFFFRGLSLTVRGMIVGNLVGLGFCALQYYTHLIPLDPENYYMDRVPVFWDPAILVLLNVATFATSLLAVLIPTYLISRIKPVAAIKFD; this is encoded by the coding sequence GTGACAAAGATAGCTATCATCAGCATTGCCCTTGGGCTGGCCGTGATGATTGTGTCGTTTTCTATTCTCGAAGGGTTTCGCAACGAGATTCAAAGCAAAATCTTCTCGTTCGGCGCGCACCTAACGGTCAGCAAGTACGATACCAACAACTCCATCGAGATTGAGCCCATCAGTGGTCCGGGCTTGGTGAAAGATTTGCGCCGGTTTCCGCAGGTGGCCACTATTCAGCCCTTCGCGCGCAAAACGGCCATCATCAAAACCAAGGACGAAGTGCTCGGGGTGGTGCTCAAAGGCATTTCAGAAGTGAATAGCCGCTCCCCCATGCGCAACAATCTGGTGGCGGGCTCTTTCATCAGCTTCCCCGATTCGGCGTCGAGCGACATCCTGCTCTCGCGCAAAGTGGCCGACAAGCTGCGGCTCAACGTTGGCGACCGGGTACTGTTCTATTTCATTCAAAACCCGCCCCGCGTCCGTCCGTTCCGCGTGAGTGGCATCTACCAAACCGGCCTCGATGAGTTTGATGAGGTGTATGTGATTGGTGATTTGCGGCAGATTCGGGAGTTGAATGCCTGGCCCGATTCATTGGTGGGTGGGGTGGAAGTGGTGCTAAAAGACTTCGAGCGGCTCGACCCCGTCGCCGAGGACATGTACGAGAACCTACGCTACGACCTCAAGCTCGACAAGATTACCGAGCAGTATGCACAGCTGTTCGATTGGCTACAATTGCTCAACCGCAACGTGGTGATTTTCTTGCTGCTCATCATCTTCGTTGCCACGTTCAACATGGTGGCTACCATCTTCATCATGATTTTGGAGCGCACCAACATGATTGGCATTTTGAAGGCCGTGGGAGCTACCGACCAGCAAATACGAAGCATGTTTTTCTTTCGGGGGCTAAGTCTGACGGTGCGCGGCATGATAGTCGGCAACCTAGTGGGCTTGGGTTTCTGCGCGCTGCAATACTACACCCACCTTATCCCGCTCGACCCCGAGAACTACTATATGGACCGGGTGCCCGTGTTCTGGGACCCCGCCATCTTGGTGCTGCTCAACGTCGCCACCTTTGCCACCTCCCTGCTGGCCGTCCTAATACCGACGTATCTAATTTCGCGCATCAAGCCTGTAGCGGCCATTAAGTTCGATTAA
- a CDS encoding ferredoxin--NADP reductase, whose translation MSTPYFSLNVVELTRETDDAVTIHLEHPNRQLIASEAGQFLTLILPCGPGGKKERRAYSLSSTPSEAPRLSVTVKRVTGGLVSNYLLDTVRVGQQLEAMAPLGNFTLKTSPKSARSLVLIGAGSGITPLMSMLKAVLREEPQSHVLLVYGNRNEKSVIFSEQLRQLEAQFTSRFQIEHVYSQPVGPVSAHQHVGRLNRTTLLRILEQRHQFPASQAEYFLCGPEGMMVEAKAALDLLGVPDNRVRRESFVAAAETQETTAAQPNGHGDVSADDDDQIKTRNVTINYEGSEYQFEVTPNQTILEAALDQDIDLPYSCQAGLCTACRGKCLSGKVHLDEREGLSDSEMKQGYVLVCVAHPLTSDVVIEID comes from the coding sequence ATGAGCACACCGTACTTTTCACTCAACGTTGTCGAACTCACTCGGGAAACCGACGACGCTGTTACCATTCATCTCGAACATCCTAACCGCCAACTAATTGCCAGCGAAGCTGGGCAGTTTTTGACCCTGATACTCCCTTGCGGCCCTGGCGGTAAGAAAGAGCGCCGGGCCTACTCACTCAGCAGCACGCCTAGCGAAGCGCCGCGTTTATCGGTCACGGTGAAGCGGGTGACGGGCGGACTCGTCAGCAACTATCTGCTTGACACAGTACGGGTAGGGCAGCAACTTGAGGCAATGGCACCGCTGGGCAACTTCACGCTCAAAACCAGCCCCAAATCGGCTCGCTCGTTGGTGCTGATAGGCGCAGGCTCCGGCATCACCCCGTTAATGAGCATGCTAAAAGCTGTGCTCCGCGAAGAGCCGCAAAGCCACGTGCTGCTTGTATATGGCAACCGCAACGAGAAATCCGTGATTTTCAGTGAGCAGCTGCGGCAACTAGAAGCGCAATTTACGAGTCGATTCCAGATTGAGCACGTTTATAGCCAGCCGGTCGGGCCTGTATCGGCGCACCAGCACGTGGGTCGCCTGAACCGTACTACCTTGCTGCGCATCTTGGAGCAGCGCCATCAGTTTCCGGCTTCGCAGGCCGAATATTTTTTGTGCGGACCCGAGGGTATGATGGTGGAAGCCAAAGCGGCCCTCGACTTGTTGGGAGTGCCCGACAATCGTGTTCGTCGCGAAAGTTTTGTGGCCGCCGCCGAGACCCAAGAAACCACGGCCGCCCAGCCTAACGGCCACGGCGACGTTTCGGCCGATGACGACGACCAAATCAAGACCCGTAACGTAACCATCAACTACGAAGGCTCAGAGTATCAGTTCGAAGTGACGCCCAACCAAACTATATTGGAAGCGGCTCTCGATCAGGATATTGACTTGCCTTATTCTTGCCAAGCAGGGCTGTGCACCGCGTGCCGGGGCAAGTGCCTCTCGGGCAAAGTACACCTTGATGAGCGCGAAGGATTGTCGGATTCGGAAATGAAACAAGGCTATGTGCTCGTGTGCGTTGCCCATCCACTCACCAGCGACGTAGTAATCGAAATCGACTAA
- a CDS encoding peptidoglycan DD-metalloendopeptidase family protein produces MLAELLERHQHEFHPILPVDLNAPDVARLDFTAKNPLLHDADLRDTADFEALVAQLLAEKEAHIGVGGYLENRIIYRRSPGLFGSPTLAARSLHLGVDVWLRAGTPVMAPLDAIVHSTQDNDNFGDYGPTVILQHELEDETFYTLYGHLSRRETALLRPGMIIEKGTIFTEVGPAPENGDWPPHLHFQVISDMLGLSGDFPGVALPEEQEKWAELCPNPNLILQSQWLSA; encoded by the coding sequence ATGCTCGCCGAACTTCTTGAGCGTCATCAGCACGAATTTCACCCTATCCTGCCCGTCGACCTGAACGCGCCCGACGTGGCTCGCCTCGACTTCACCGCCAAAAACCCGCTCTTACATGACGCCGACTTACGCGACACTGCCGACTTTGAGGCCTTAGTGGCTCAGCTGCTAGCCGAAAAGGAAGCACACATTGGCGTGGGCGGCTACCTCGAAAACCGTATTATTTACCGTCGCAGTCCCGGTCTGTTTGGCAGCCCTACCTTGGCTGCTCGGTCACTGCACTTAGGTGTCGATGTATGGCTACGCGCCGGCACGCCCGTCATGGCTCCACTCGACGCTATCGTGCACAGCACCCAAGACAATGACAACTTCGGCGACTATGGCCCCACGGTCATTTTGCAGCACGAGCTGGAAGACGAAACGTTCTATACCCTCTATGGCCATTTGTCGCGCCGCGAAACGGCTTTGCTGCGCCCCGGCATGATCATCGAGAAAGGCACCATCTTCACGGAAGTAGGCCCCGCCCCTGAAAACGGCGACTGGCCTCCTCACCTGCACTTCCAGGTCATATCCGATATGCTCGGCCTCTCCGGCGACTTTCCCGGCGTAGCCTTGCCTGAAGAACAAGAAAAGTGGGCCGAACTCTGCCCCAACCCAAACCTGATTCTACAGAGTCAGTGGCTTTCTGCTTAA
- a CDS encoding AP2 domain-containing protein: MQYQISSLPLLANLPKATITLNPRDILWTYNLDLQSLGVPHSVFKEYIIYDQGRVFSFRCNRFMSVSNGTDGYLVINLCHNKEKKQHRIHRLVADTFLPNPDGLTHVDHINRLRTDNCVGNLRWVTAQENQFNRSSSKGSTSKYLGVRWNKSRNKWVAQIKVNGKQHHLGYFTQEDDAAEAYKTAKLTLHHTQ, encoded by the coding sequence ATGCAGTACCAGATTTCTAGCCTCCCCCTTCTTGCTAACTTGCCCAAGGCTACCATCACTTTGAACCCAAGAGATATACTTTGGACCTATAACCTAGATTTACAGTCTCTGGGTGTACCTCACTCGGTCTTTAAGGAATACATCATCTACGACCAGGGGCGCGTCTTTTCATTTAGGTGCAACCGCTTTATGAGCGTAAGCAACGGAACCGATGGGTACTTAGTAATCAACCTTTGTCACAACAAGGAGAAGAAGCAACACCGAATTCACCGGCTGGTTGCCGATACCTTCCTCCCTAACCCTGATGGTCTCACTCATGTTGACCACATTAATCGACTCCGAACCGATAACTGCGTTGGGAACCTTCGCTGGGTAACTGCTCAAGAGAATCAGTTCAACCGTTCTTCATCCAAAGGTTCGACTTCGAAATACCTAGGAGTCCGGTGGAACAAGAGCCGAAACAAGTGGGTAGCTCAAATTAAGGTCAACGGTAAGCAACACCATCTTGGCTACTTCACGCAGGAAGACGACGCCGCTGAAGCTTACAAAACTGCCAAGCTTACCCTTCACCATACTCAGTAG